A genomic segment from Neodiprion lecontei isolate iyNeoLeco1 chromosome 1, iyNeoLeco1.1, whole genome shotgun sequence encodes:
- the LOC107219389 gene encoding uncharacterized protein LOC107219389 isoform X1, producing the protein MSNISGTGVFLMLELFASTFAWPIFDFWPLTPSLPLNTFDLYDGGGRDARVLNFFPIPVEEECLSEDKRRVGICMNTYECRIQQGKSHGPCALGFGVCCIFTTSCGEEVQNNLTYVTSPGFPNLINQSMNCSLTVKKIDPQVSQLRIDFLHFNIGQPNRRTGICDADIMEIRTGIGSLNLCGWNSGQHIYVDVDDGPITLNFRLPSSLESRMWEMRITQVGFEQRAPAGCLQYHVTPRGTLRTLNYLPNGRYLASQDHLLCVRQERGMCSISYAPCATDSFRIGPPRSTGPASNMGGLEGQVVQGEGSGTGAPVFESASRCRDRVLIPCDFEEFITPGNDGAGICDLEHCGNSLCNQSELDDEGNCRVETSATPFHIRVAFGPGEDNGLSSENNVGMCLSYEQLPCGP; encoded by the exons ATGAGTAACATTTCCGGTACCGGGGTATTTTTGATGTTAGAACTTTTCGCATCTACGTTCGCGTGGCCGATTTTTGACTTTTGGCCTCTCACTCCAAGTCTACCTCTCAACACATTTGATCTCTACGACGGCGGTGGTCGAGACGCACGTG tattgaatttttttcctatacCTGTCGAAGAGGAATGTTTGTCCGAAGACAAGCGCAGGGTCGGCATCTGCATGAACACCTACGAGTGTCGCATTCAGCAGGGGAAATCCCATGGCCCATGTGCCCTTGGTTTTGGGGTTTGCTGTATTT TTACAACAAGCTGTGGCGAAGAGGTTCAAAATAATTTAACCTACGTCACGAGCCCGGGATTCCCGAACTTGATTAACCAGTCAATGAACTGTTCGTTGACCGTTAAAAAGATAGATCCTCAAGTCAGCCAGCTACGGAtcgattttttacactttaATATC GGCCAGCCCAACCGGAGAACCGGTATCTGTGACGCAGACATAATGGAGATCCGGACCGGCATCGGAAGCCTGAATCTCTGCGGTTGGAACAGCGGTCAACACA TttacgtcgacgtcgacgatGGTCCGATAACGTTGAACTTCCGGCTACCATCTTCGTTGGAGTCAAGGATGTGGGAGATGCGGATCACGCAGGTCGGTTTCGAGCAAAGGGCTCCCGCCGGATGTCTCCAGTACCACGTTACTCCCAGAGGGACGTTACGCACCCTAAACTACCTACCTAACGGGCGGTACCTGGCTAGCCAAGATCATCTTCTGTGTGTCCGTCAGGAGCGAGGCATGTGCAGCATTTCCTATGCTCCCTGCGCAACGGACTCTTTCCGCATCGGTCCTCCCCGATCAACCGGACCAGCATCAAATATGGGGGGACTGGAGGGTCAGGTGGTGCAAGGCGAAGGCTCCGGAACTGGTGCTCCCGTTTTTGAAAGCGCATCGCGATGCAGAGATCGCGTATTGATTCCTTGCGACTTCGAAGAATTCATCACG cctGGAAACGACGGTGCCGGTATTTGTGATCTGGAACACTGTGGAAATTCGTTGTGCAACCAGAGCGAGTTGGACGACGAGGGAAACTGTCGAGTGGAAACATCAGCGACACCATTTCACATTCGAGTAGCTTTTGGTCCCGGCGAGGACAACGGTCTCTCATCCGAAAACAACGTGGGCATGTGTCTAAGTTACGAGCAGCTGCCATGTGGGCCTTGA
- the LOC107219389 gene encoding uncharacterized protein LOC107219389 isoform X2, with protein sequence MNTYECRIQQGKSHGPCALGFGVCCIFTTSCGEEVQNNLTYVTSPGFPNLINQSMNCSLTVKKIDPQVSQLRIDFLHFNIGQPNRRTGICDADIMEIRTGIGSLNLCGWNSGQHIYVDVDDGPITLNFRLPSSLESRMWEMRITQVGFEQRAPAGCLQYHVTPRGTLRTLNYLPNGRYLASQDHLLCVRQERGMCSISYAPCATDSFRIGPPRSTGPASNMGGLEGQVVQGEGSGTGAPVFESASRCRDRVLIPCDFEEFITPGNDGAGICDLEHCGNSLCNQSELDDEGNCRVETSATPFHIRVAFGPGEDNGLSSENNVGMCLSYEQLPCGP encoded by the exons ATGAACACCTACGAGTGTCGCATTCAGCAGGGGAAATCCCATGGCCCATGTGCCCTTGGTTTTGGGGTTTGCTGTATTT TTACAACAAGCTGTGGCGAAGAGGTTCAAAATAATTTAACCTACGTCACGAGCCCGGGATTCCCGAACTTGATTAACCAGTCAATGAACTGTTCGTTGACCGTTAAAAAGATAGATCCTCAAGTCAGCCAGCTACGGAtcgattttttacactttaATATC GGCCAGCCCAACCGGAGAACCGGTATCTGTGACGCAGACATAATGGAGATCCGGACCGGCATCGGAAGCCTGAATCTCTGCGGTTGGAACAGCGGTCAACACA TttacgtcgacgtcgacgatGGTCCGATAACGTTGAACTTCCGGCTACCATCTTCGTTGGAGTCAAGGATGTGGGAGATGCGGATCACGCAGGTCGGTTTCGAGCAAAGGGCTCCCGCCGGATGTCTCCAGTACCACGTTACTCCCAGAGGGACGTTACGCACCCTAAACTACCTACCTAACGGGCGGTACCTGGCTAGCCAAGATCATCTTCTGTGTGTCCGTCAGGAGCGAGGCATGTGCAGCATTTCCTATGCTCCCTGCGCAACGGACTCTTTCCGCATCGGTCCTCCCCGATCAACCGGACCAGCATCAAATATGGGGGGACTGGAGGGTCAGGTGGTGCAAGGCGAAGGCTCCGGAACTGGTGCTCCCGTTTTTGAAAGCGCATCGCGATGCAGAGATCGCGTATTGATTCCTTGCGACTTCGAAGAATTCATCACG cctGGAAACGACGGTGCCGGTATTTGTGATCTGGAACACTGTGGAAATTCGTTGTGCAACCAGAGCGAGTTGGACGACGAGGGAAACTGTCGAGTGGAAACATCAGCGACACCATTTCACATTCGAGTAGCTTTTGGTCCCGGCGAGGACAACGGTCTCTCATCCGAAAACAACGTGGGCATGTGTCTAAGTTACGAGCAGCTGCCATGTGGGCCTTGA